CATACATATCCCAACACTATTGGATTAGTAAAATGGCAAGAAACCGATATGAACAAGAGAAAAGAGGGAAATTTTATTGATGAAAAAGCCTTATATAGAGAGGCTTGGGAAGGTGTGGAGATAGTTATTTCACACACTTTATTAACTGATACACAATCCGGCAATCGGGAAAGCTAGCGAGAAATTCCCACGAAGTCAGTGAGCTGAAGGGATGTCGGCGCGGCCTGGGAGTAAACAACTGCCTGGAAGGTGCCGTTCGGGCGTATTTCATCCCGGGCCGAGATCCGCAGCCTGTAATTCACACCAGCCACCACCTGCGTCTCAGCCTTTATCACGGAGTTCAAAGTCAAGGCCTTGTTATTCTGTTTGTTGTATTCCGACACCGCGAATGTCGCCAGTATTAAATACTCCGGTGCACTTGGATCCTTGACCTCCGTCCAGCCACCGGACATCCTACTCATCACCAAATAAAAAGTGGAGCATATTTTTAAGAatataaacttttgaaataatatgagtattaatgcataataattactctctccgtccccgattaagagtcacacttgttttaagaaaggtaaagaaaagttggttgaaaaaattagtgaaatgtgagactcactcttttatattgattttataataaaatatgagtgaattgagttagtggaatttgagacttatttactatttatggtaaaaataaagtgtgaaTCTTAATATGGGACGAACTGAAATGGAAAAGTGTGATTCTTAATTGAGGAAGGAGCGagtagtaaagtaaaaaaaaaaaattaaaaaggaagcGTAGAGAATAGGTCCCACCTAGGAAAAAGTTTTCTAAAGTGACGAAACAATAAATTGTAACGTACTATAGTATATTGTAGCACAAAGGGGAGCGCTTACTGGATTTTATCGTCGGCGGCCATCGCGACCTTCGCGACGGATGACACTGCTGCTGCGCCAGCCGCGGCCAACATGAGGCCCCGTCTCGTGTTGCTGTTCTTCTCCACCGCCTTCTCCAAGTCCATCGAGGCCCTCACTGCCAGCTGGCTGCGGCGTGTGGTGGCCGCGGCCGGCTTGGCGGCGACGGCGCCACCAAAGAAGGAGGCGGTCATGGTCATGGATGATGCCATTGGGAATTGATAGGTAATTTAGAAGTGAATGTGTTTGTGTGTTGATTTTGTGATTAAATGTTTATGCTATTTATAGAGTTGGTTTTAATGTAAATGTTAAATTGTATCCGGAAAACTGAGGTGGCTCCAGTTGTTTTGTGCCATGTGTGATGGAATATCAATGTTGTAGACTTGTAGCGTTAAATATTTGGTTTTCCAATTTTTTACGGTGGggcttatttgatttttttgtgaaattgtCTACTCAATTTATACACACGTTTTTTTGTTGTGATTAATGCACCTTTTTTTAAGTTGCGTCGTTCTCACCTCCTAAGCTTATCTGTCTGGGAAAAATTGTCTCCACAAAACTTTTTTATgcttaaaaattatttaaaaattattattgtcattgatatttttattgtattctaGCTCCTTCTGCCCATATTTCTTTTGAGCAAGAAAATTAGGGAATACAAATGTTTAGTGGGTTAATTAAAGATTAATCACATTCCAAACGCAACTGAAAAAATCGAGATAcaatctaatttattttgacGATACTATTGTCTACACACGTTAGCTAAATATTGACATTCTTACAACATGGGAAGTCCGTcttgcgaatgaaatgaaattcaattaGCCGtgtatatagagtttttttttaaatcgaaaaatgggacgtccgtcgtgtcaccgcaatagcggacgtccgtcGCCCACTCACACATGCGGACGACCTCTCGTCTGCAAGggacgtccgcgtccgcctcTTCCACTGCAATAGCGGACATCCCCGACGGACGACCGACTCGCCGGTTGGACGTCCGCATGCTCTAAATGGTGGTTGAGTGATGGCAATTATAATTGTCAGTAAAATTTGGCCAAAAGTTTTTATTATTCACCTATATCTTGCAAAAGTaccaaaaaatttattgatgGCGGCAGAAATCACATGCTACGGTTCGTCCTTACTCCTTACCATGGGAATAGTACTAGAAAGATTAATCCATTCAAAACTACTCCTCCCATAGTTTCTTCATAATTGTCTCTACACCTTTTGTAACACGTGTTTTTGTTGTGATTAATGCACCTTTTTTGATATTATGTCTACATTCTCACCTCCTAACTTTATCTGTGTTGGAAAATTGTCTCCACAAATTTTTTTATGCTTATATGAAAGAAGTCttctttaaaaattattattgtcaatgatatttttattgtattctcCTTCTGCCCATATTTCTTTTGAGCAATAAAATTAGGGAATAAATGTTTAGTGGGTTAATTTCAGATTAATCACATTCCAAACGCAACTGAAAAAATCGAGATAcaatctaatttatt
This sequence is a window from Salvia splendens isolate huo1 chromosome 14, SspV2, whole genome shotgun sequence. Protein-coding genes within it:
- the LOC121765401 gene encoding cysteine proteinase inhibitor 1-like, with amino-acid sequence MASSMTMTASFFGGAVAAKPAAATTRRSQLAVRASMDLEKAVEKNSNTRRGLMLAAAGAAAVSSVAKVAMAADDKIQMSGGWTEVKDPSAPEYLILATFAVSEYNKQNNKALTLNSVIKAETQVVAGVNYRLRISARDEIRPNGTFQAVVYSQAAPTSLQLTDFVGISR